A stretch of Argiope bruennichi chromosome 10, qqArgBrue1.1, whole genome shotgun sequence DNA encodes these proteins:
- the LOC129988429 gene encoding uncharacterized protein LOC129988429 isoform X2, translating to MSPLIRRAPVLLVLFLLCSQSFASESSESTPRRQKRGIMKMMMHIMWDPVRLIRYWYAYDVTKEIAKSWRKILPTMMLLPFNPNLADTPGIAKYVHPTHGLRATKYHKNTKQFAYPAVSSGETYSASQFSKDYLIADPALKNTFSHFKPESGTFFEGSHKHSESSNLDSIPLIFRQYYNSGQKISGDGSRNVHVSSFPVIAKEVDGRNEQPHIILKPVPESFFQNDPTSSIQTSDSQEVVLSGEHIEMKPVSFPFKMDLSDNSRERIIFKVMPVPIGTVHDDSKEKLESDVVPSPSNSASKRTQNKYLSDYTSFQADPNSQLQYEDGGHAPSTKHVIHTGHQELHIVLHPIPVGNMGPSNGGQALHFVPVSFNNSESVNGGFTFVLPEAPKTLDLSQRQSSSPPNYDEEFYPSNNNSSKIDKNNYSHEEDEIAVSSENSDSKSSQVTWIRKQDPKTDRRTDTKSFDNDSEGSVPRISSMNFRDVKDQIKTPLRLNGQYIDLDQLKEDLRHGTPVLIPFQKKTIFSSPQSSENSYFSLPRNYDGMMDDKSKDAPQASDEITVAQSNSAEQYGARNSTQRLLFFFKRP from the coding sequence ATGTCCCCATTAATAAGAAGAGCTCCAGTTCTCCTGGTATTATTCTTGCTCTGCTCTCAGAGCTTTGCTTCCGAATCGTCTGAATCAACCCCTCGTCGCCAGAAGAGGGGGATTATGAAGATGATGATGCACATCATGTGGGATCCCGTCCGACTCATTAGATACTGGTACGCATATGATGTGACCAAAGAGATCGCCAAGAGTTGGCGTAAAATTCTGCCTACAATGATGCTGCTACCTTTCAACCCCAATCTGGCAGACACGCCAGGAATCGCCAAATATGTACATCCAACCCATGGACTGAGAGCCACCAAGTATCACAAAAATACTAAACAGTTCGCTTACCCGGCCGTATCCAGTGGAGAGACCTATTCAGCAAGCCAGTTTTCGAAAGACTATTTAATAGCTGACCCTGCATTGAAGAACACCTTTTCTCACTTCAAACCAGAATCTGGTACTTTTTTCGAAGGATCTCACAAACATTCAGAATCCTCGAATTTGGATTCGATTCCTCTCATATTTCGCCAATATTATAACTCAGGACAGAAAATTAGCGGCGACGGCTCTCGGAATGTTCATGTCTCTTCGTTTCCAGTCATAGCGAAGGAGGTGGATGGCCGCAATGAACAACCTCACATCATTTTGAAACCTGTTCCGGAGAGCTTCTTCCAAAATGATCCGACATCCTCGATCCAAACTTCAGACAGTCAGGAGGTTGTACTTTCTGGAGAACATATCGAGATGAAGCCAGTGTCTTTCCCGTTTAAAATGGATCTCTCTGATAACAGCAGAGAGCGCATCATCTTTAAAGTCATGCCCGTACCTATCGGAACAGTTCATGACGACTCAAAAGAAAAGTTGGAGAGCGATGTTGTGCCATCTCCTTCCAACAGTGCCAGCAAACGAACCCAAAACAAATATCTTTCAGATTACACCAGCTTCCAAGCCGATCCTAATTCTCAATTACAATATGAGGATGGCGGGCATGCGCCATCAACTAAGCATGTGATTCATACAGGCCACCAAGAGTTACACATCGTCTTGCACCCGATTCCCGTAGGTAATATGGGTCCATCCAATGGTGGTCAGGCCCTACATTTCGTACCTGTTAGTTTTAACAACAGCGAATCTGTCAATGGTGGTTTCACTTTTGTGTTGCCAGAGGCTCCTAAGACGTTGGATCTTAGTCAGAGACAGAGTTCTTCTCCTCCAAATTATGACGAAGAATTTTATCCCTCGAATAACAATTCTAGCAAAATTGACAAGAACAATTACAGCCACGAGGAAGATGAAATTGCAGTGTCGTCTGAAAATTCCGATAGCAAGTCATCCCAAGTTACTTGGATTCGGAAACAAGATCCCAAAACAGACAGACGTACAGATACGAAATCTTTCGACAATGATTCTGAAGGCAGCGTCCCTCGAATAAGTTCTATGAATTTCCGGGATGTCAAAGACCAGATCAAAACTCCGTTAAGACTGAATGGACAATATATCGACCTGGATCAACTGAAGGAAGATTTGAGGCACGGGACGCCGGTGCTGATtccatttcaaaagaaaactatattttcatCGCCTCAATCCAGCGAAAATTCATATTTCAGTCTGCCAAGAAACTACGACGGTATGATGGATGACAAATCGAAAGACGCTCCTCAAGCCTCTGATGAAATAACAGTTGCTCAAAGCAATTCAGCAGAGCAATATGGAGCAAGAAATTCAACGCAAAgacttttgtttttcttcaaaagaCCATAA
- the LOC129988429 gene encoding uncharacterized protein LOC129988429 isoform X1 encodes MDRTTVFKRLVIKMSPLIRRAPVLLVLFLLCSQSFASESSESTPRRQKRGIMKMMMHIMWDPVRLIRYWYAYDVTKEIAKSWRKILPTMMLLPFNPNLADTPGIAKYVHPTHGLRATKYHKNTKQFAYPAVSSGETYSASQFSKDYLIADPALKNTFSHFKPESGTFFEGSHKHSESSNLDSIPLIFRQYYNSGQKISGDGSRNVHVSSFPVIAKEVDGRNEQPHIILKPVPESFFQNDPTSSIQTSDSQEVVLSGEHIEMKPVSFPFKMDLSDNSRERIIFKVMPVPIGTVHDDSKEKLESDVVPSPSNSASKRTQNKYLSDYTSFQADPNSQLQYEDGGHAPSTKHVIHTGHQELHIVLHPIPVGNMGPSNGGQALHFVPVSFNNSESVNGGFTFVLPEAPKTLDLSQRQSSSPPNYDEEFYPSNNNSSKIDKNNYSHEEDEIAVSSENSDSKSSQVTWIRKQDPKTDRRTDTKSFDNDSEGSVPRISSMNFRDVKDQIKTPLRLNGQYIDLDQLKEDLRHGTPVLIPFQKKTIFSSPQSSENSYFSLPRNYDGMMDDKSKDAPQASDEITVAQSNSAEQYGARNSTQRLLFFFKRP; translated from the coding sequence ACTCGTCATCAAAATGTCCCCATTAATAAGAAGAGCTCCAGTTCTCCTGGTATTATTCTTGCTCTGCTCTCAGAGCTTTGCTTCCGAATCGTCTGAATCAACCCCTCGTCGCCAGAAGAGGGGGATTATGAAGATGATGATGCACATCATGTGGGATCCCGTCCGACTCATTAGATACTGGTACGCATATGATGTGACCAAAGAGATCGCCAAGAGTTGGCGTAAAATTCTGCCTACAATGATGCTGCTACCTTTCAACCCCAATCTGGCAGACACGCCAGGAATCGCCAAATATGTACATCCAACCCATGGACTGAGAGCCACCAAGTATCACAAAAATACTAAACAGTTCGCTTACCCGGCCGTATCCAGTGGAGAGACCTATTCAGCAAGCCAGTTTTCGAAAGACTATTTAATAGCTGACCCTGCATTGAAGAACACCTTTTCTCACTTCAAACCAGAATCTGGTACTTTTTTCGAAGGATCTCACAAACATTCAGAATCCTCGAATTTGGATTCGATTCCTCTCATATTTCGCCAATATTATAACTCAGGACAGAAAATTAGCGGCGACGGCTCTCGGAATGTTCATGTCTCTTCGTTTCCAGTCATAGCGAAGGAGGTGGATGGCCGCAATGAACAACCTCACATCATTTTGAAACCTGTTCCGGAGAGCTTCTTCCAAAATGATCCGACATCCTCGATCCAAACTTCAGACAGTCAGGAGGTTGTACTTTCTGGAGAACATATCGAGATGAAGCCAGTGTCTTTCCCGTTTAAAATGGATCTCTCTGATAACAGCAGAGAGCGCATCATCTTTAAAGTCATGCCCGTACCTATCGGAACAGTTCATGACGACTCAAAAGAAAAGTTGGAGAGCGATGTTGTGCCATCTCCTTCCAACAGTGCCAGCAAACGAACCCAAAACAAATATCTTTCAGATTACACCAGCTTCCAAGCCGATCCTAATTCTCAATTACAATATGAGGATGGCGGGCATGCGCCATCAACTAAGCATGTGATTCATACAGGCCACCAAGAGTTACACATCGTCTTGCACCCGATTCCCGTAGGTAATATGGGTCCATCCAATGGTGGTCAGGCCCTACATTTCGTACCTGTTAGTTTTAACAACAGCGAATCTGTCAATGGTGGTTTCACTTTTGTGTTGCCAGAGGCTCCTAAGACGTTGGATCTTAGTCAGAGACAGAGTTCTTCTCCTCCAAATTATGACGAAGAATTTTATCCCTCGAATAACAATTCTAGCAAAATTGACAAGAACAATTACAGCCACGAGGAAGATGAAATTGCAGTGTCGTCTGAAAATTCCGATAGCAAGTCATCCCAAGTTACTTGGATTCGGAAACAAGATCCCAAAACAGACAGACGTACAGATACGAAATCTTTCGACAATGATTCTGAAGGCAGCGTCCCTCGAATAAGTTCTATGAATTTCCGGGATGTCAAAGACCAGATCAAAACTCCGTTAAGACTGAATGGACAATATATCGACCTGGATCAACTGAAGGAAGATTTGAGGCACGGGACGCCGGTGCTGATtccatttcaaaagaaaactatattttcatCGCCTCAATCCAGCGAAAATTCATATTTCAGTCTGCCAAGAAACTACGACGGTATGATGGATGACAAATCGAAAGACGCTCCTCAAGCCTCTGATGAAATAACAGTTGCTCAAAGCAATTCAGCAGAGCAATATGGAGCAAGAAATTCAACGCAAAgacttttgtttttcttcaaaagaCCATAA